In a genomic window of Gossypium arboreum isolate Shixiya-1 chromosome 9, ASM2569848v2, whole genome shotgun sequence:
- the LOC108456974 gene encoding protein LONGIFOLIA 1-like — protein MAAKLLHSLADENPDLQKQIGCMTGIFQIFDRHHMITAKRLSHRKLPAAENSRTNNGVLEGDSNNLYHLPVSTEMNIDRTVNEKQRISTESSRASFSSSCSSSMSSLDCNKIAQQEASSFDRMVFPETPSRDAMMNQPSTSPHLGSQCPDLRDVVKDSMYREARGLLVKKTTREDILGSTVKHRDSPRPFQVPKSVDGSYGVRTNGKKNMSSADLKESLRVLSKLQEAPWYYNNEARQLQRSSCEANGLWNSTSRDTPRFSYDGREISRLSFESQDTFKSTPKLKEQSRLSLDSREWSMKGSKNLTKSFHNSGNSNIPPQSPGSQSRPANIVAKLMGLEPLPDHSSGVMNTCTFEDNSPFLQPLRTNNLNRPTGTSNGTRSSLKDPTSPRWKNPDMIMKPISSSRLPIEPAPWRHADGSRGTQKQPLKHVKIPPKPPNCSPSVYSEIEKRLKDLEFRHSGKDLRALKQILEAMQAKGLLDTGKEEQAANLVSQRDYEPKCTSPGQHPRGQRSQRGSDSIGTYESPIVIMKPAKLVEQVSMHASTVVPIDDISSLPKIQNGSTVDNKRGSISSRLARDHTSRNSQSTSVAGSTNKRASNRNLRTIQSSTKPPKESTASSVKSSGGSVSPRLQQKKLELDRRSRPPTPPSDPSKLRRQSNRHPLESGSPSGKRRSKSHNTQQCDDQLSQVSSESWTSSHQGDEISLQSDSNLTLESKLDTEVTSREQSIETNCIQSPSMNATKYSVSGIMQKKSTSRLVEDGSVAELAMVTPEQPSPVSVLDTSIYRDDAPSPVRQILNAPEGDIAEVFNDGLKEEQWDPADNCLLDNTGSGLVSEINRKKLQKIEHLVQKLRRLNSTHDEASTDYIASLCENTNPDHRYISEILLASGLLLRDLSSGLTTFQLHPSGHPINPELFLVLEQTKASSLLSKPDHEKLHRKLIFDSVNEILVGKLAQVGASPEPRLNPGKLTTKTLNAQKLLKELCMEIEQLQPKESDNNMEEEDGLKNILWEDVTRRSESWTNFNGEISGMVLDVERLVFKDLVNEIVIGEGVTLRAKQQQQQQQRRRRQLFSK, from the exons ATGGCTGCAAAGTTGCTTCATTCCTTGGCCGATGAAAACCCGGATTTACAGAAGCAAATCGGGTGCATGACCGGGATTTTTCAGATCTTTGACCGTCACCATATGATAACGGCAAAGCGCCTGAGCCATCGGAAACTTCCTGCTGCAG AAAATTCCAGGACAAACAATGGAGTCCTAGAAGGTGACTCGAATAATCTGTACCATCTACCCGTATCAACG GAAATGAATATAGACAGAACTGTGAATGAGAAACAAAGAATCTCCACGGAGTCTTCACGAGCCTCGTTTTCATCATCATGTTCATCTTCCATGTCATCACTTGATTGTAACAAGATAGCTCAGCAAGAGGCCTCATCCTTTGACAGAATGGTTTTTCCCGAAACTCCGTCTAGGGATGCAATGATGAACCAACCGAGTACTTCTCCACATTTAGGGTCACAATGCCCTGATCTTCGAGATGTGGTCAAGGACTCGATGTACCGAGAAGCTAGAGGACTATTGGTTAAAAAGACAACAAGAGAGGACATATTGGGCAGTACTGTGAAACATAGAGATTCTCCAAGGCCATTTCAGGTTCCAAAATCGGTGGATGGGTCTTACGGTGTCAGGACTAATGGAAAGAAAAACATGTCATCCGCTGATCTTAAGGAGTCTCTTAGAGTTCTATCTAAACTTCAGGAAGCACCTTGGTACTACAATAACGAAGCTAGACAACTTCAAAGATCATCATGTGAAGCAAACGGCTTGTGGAATTCGACGTCAAGGGACACACCTCGATTTTCTTACGACGGAAGGGAGATTAGTCGTTTATCATTTGAATCACAAGACACCTTCAAATCGACACCGAAGCTTAAAGAGCAATCGAGACTTTCTTTGGATAGTAGAGAATGGTCAATGAAGGGTTCGAAGAACCTTACTAAAAGTTTTCATAATAGTGGCAACTCGAACATTCCACCGCAATCACCGGGATCCCAGTCACGCCCTGCAAATATAGTAGCCAAGCTGATGGGCTTGGAACCACTGCCGGATCATTCCTCGGGCGTAATGAATACCTGCACATTTGAAGATAACAGTCCTTTCTTGCAGCCACTAAGAACAAACAATCTGAACCGGCCAACCGGAACTTCTAACGGAACAAGAAGCTCATTAAAAGACCCAACATCACCGCGGTGGAAAAATCCCGATATGATCATGAAGCCTATTTCGAGTTCAAGGCTCCCTATTGAGCCAGCACCATGGAGACATGCGGATGGAAGTCGAGGTACTCAGAAACAACCTCTTAAGCATGTAAAGATTCCACCCAAGCCTCCGAATTGTTCCCCTTCGGTTTATAGTGAGATCGAGAAAAGATTGAAAGATCTCGAGTTTAGACACTCAGGAAAGGATCTCAGAGCTCTTAAACAGATACTTGAAGCGATGCAAGCAAAGGGACTACTTGACACCGGGAAAGAAGAACAAGCTGCGAACTTGGTGTCTCAAAGAGACTATGAACCGAAATGCACGAGCCCCGGTCAGCATCCGAGAGGTCAGCGAAGCCAACGGGGTTCGGATTCTATTGGAACATATGAATCACCTATTGTGATCATGAAACCAGCAAAACTTGTTgagcaagttagtatgcatgcttCAACTGTAGTTCCCATAGATGACATCTCAAGTCTCCCGAAGATTCAGAATGGGTCAACTGTAGATAATAAACGAGGTTCGATAAGTAGTCGACTGGCTAGAGATCATACTTCTCGAAACAGTCAAAGCACTTCCGTTGCTGGCTCTACTAATAAGAGAGCTAGTAATAGGAATCTCAGAACCATACAGTCTTCAACGAAACCTCCAAAAGAAAGCACTGCAAGTTCAGTAAAGAGTTCAGGAGGATCTGTGAGCCCAAGACTGCAGCAAAAGAAGCTTGAGTTGGACCGACGATCTCGTCCACCCACTCCACCATCTGATCCAAGCAAACTTCGAAGGCAATCCAACAGGCATCCATTGGAGTCAGGCTCCCCTAGCGGTAAACGTAGGTCAAAATCTCACAACACGCAGCAATGTGACGACCAATTGAGTCAGGTAAGTTCTGAATCATGGACTTCGAGTCACCAAGGAGATGAGATTTCTTTGCAATCAGACAGCAATCTTACCTTGGAGTCGAAGTTAGATACAGAAGTCACCAGTCGTGAACAATCTATCGAGACCAATTGTATTCAAAGTCCATCCATGAATGCAACCAAGTACTCAGTTTCGGGCATAATGCAGAAA AAATCAACATCAAGACTGGTCGAGGATGGATCAGTGGCAGAACTTGCTATGGTTACTCCGGAACAACCTAGTCCAGTTTCCGTTCTTGACACCTCAATATATCGAGATGATGCGCCATCTCCAGTAAGGCAGATTTTGAATGCCCCAGAAG GTGATATTGCAGAAGTTTTCAATGACGGTCTCAAAGAAGAGCAATGGGACCCCGCAGATAACTGCTTATTAGACAACACGGGGTCTGGTCTTGTCTCGGAGATTAATCGCAAGAAACTTCAGAAGATCGAGCATTTGGTCCAAAAACTTCGAAGACTAAACTCCACTCATGATGAAGCTAGTACAGATTACATTGCATCACTTTGTGAGAATACGAATCCAGATCATCGATACATTTCTGAGATATTATTAGCCTCTGGCCTTCTACTAAGAGACCTCAGTTCTGGCTTGACAACATTTCAACTCCATCCATCAGGCCATCCTATCAACCCAGAACTATTCTTAGTTTTGGAACAAACCAAAGCAAGCTCTTTGCTATCAAAGCCGGATCACGAGAAGCTGCATCGGAAGCTTATATTTGATTCTGTTAATGAGATTCTTGTTGGAAAGTTAGCTCAAGTTGGAGCTTCTCCAGAGCCTCGGTTAAATCCTGGAAAGCTCACAACGAAGACCCTCAATGCACAAAAGCTTCTAAAGGAACTATGCATGGAGATAGAGCAACTTCAACCGAAGGAATCAGACAACAACATGGAGGAAGAGGATGGTCTGAAAAACATATTGTGGGAAGATGTAACACGTAGATCTGAAAGCTGGACAAATTTCAATGGTGAGATATCTGGGATGGTTCTCGATGTTGAAAGGTTGGTCTTTAAGGATTTAGTCAATGAGATCGTGATCGGTGAAGGGGTTACCTTACGAGCCAAGCAgcagcaacaacaacaacaacgaaGGAGACGTCAGTTATTTTCCAAGTAA